AAACATTGCATATACGGCTTATAAAGAACCCCTTACTATAGAGGAAATATCACGAAGGCTGGAGGTGGGCTGCGCTTTTATAGAAGAGGCAGTTGAAAACTTAGAGTATTCTGACCTCATAAAGAAAATAGGAAATAAGTATCAGACATCATTTTTTGTATATGAGCCTAAAGATAATATTCCTCTTCGCGATTTAATGATTGAAAAGTCAGGAAAAATCGCACTGACAATTTATGAAATAATATATAGTATACTTTCAAAAATAAAAAAAATTGGATTTATAGGTTGTGAAATTGATGATGATATTTTAATGTGGACCTTCTATCCATTTTACATTCAAAGACTATTGAATACGGTAGAGGATTATAAAAAACTCATCAAAGCATCACCCCCAGAACACAAGGATGGAGGGAAATATATAGCTAATGGGAGTGTAGAAATAGGAGAAGATATAAGATACAAGGACAGCAAATACCCTGAAATATATCCTCGCTATGAATGCGAAGGACTTAAAACAAGGGAGTCGGATTCTAACTTACATTCTTATCAGATTGATTCATACTTTGAAGGACTAAAATGGAGAGAATTTAATCAGAGTGACTTAGTTAAACTTTGGAGAACAGCTGAAGTAGTTAGAAACAATGTAGTACCGAATGAATTTGAAAAAATAATTATTGCAGAATATGTTGAACTTGGATATTTATCTGTTAAAGATGAAAAAGTAGCCTTTAACTTTCCTATAATGACAAAAGAAGAAAAAGAAACTGTTGATGAGATTATGGATGCAGAGTTTGAAAGGCTTAATACAAAGGAGCTTCTTAAAGGCTTGGCAGATAAATGCTATAAGCTTTGGAAGGGAAGAACCCCAGCTACCATACCTGATAATGATATTAAATACAGGGCAGTTAATGACGTATGTAATATTATAGTAGGATGCATGGAATATGTAGAACGTGTAGGTAGACTGCGTACACCAAGAGAAGAAGAAAAAGGTGCGCTGACAACTTTCCTGTGGAAGGAATAAAGGCGGTGATTTTATGCTAAAAAAGGTATTTAACTTTTGTAAAATTACTATAATATCATCTCCAGTATATTTTTCATTAAATATAGCGTTTATATTTTTAATAGCTTTTTCTTGGTTTGCGGCTAATTATTCAAGTAAACTGCTTGTAAATTCTATAATAGAAGCTCAGAAAACTCATGTATTTAACTTTTCTGTTGTATTACCTTCATTATTGTTTTTTATTGGAATAACACTTGGAGGCAACTATTTTAACTTTCAGAACATGATTGTATCAATATATACAAGAAAGTCCAAAAAGCTTTTTTCAAAAATGTTTTTATATAAAAGCTATATAACAAATCAGGATAAGTTTTATGACAATAGCTTTTACAATGATTACGAGTTCGTGAAAAATAATATTGGCACTACAACAGATATAACAGTATCTATATTTAATAATCTGTTGATGTCTATTTTTAGTATTATTCTATCTGCAACTGCCATAGTAAGTTTTGATTTATACATACTAATATGTATTTTAATTATTACATTTTGCCTTACCTTTCTAAATAAATACTTGGTGAAAAGGAAGATAGAGATAAATGAAGGGTATGTAAAGGATGAAAGAAAGGCAGTTTATTTTAAGGAGCTGCTTTCTGGAAGAGATAATGTAAGAGAACTTAGGATATTCAAACTTAGGGAATTATTTCTTGAAAAGTGGGAAGTTAGCTATAAAAAGTATTGTAAAGCTAAGTTTGACTTTGACGTAAAGGCTATATTACTTGGCAGCAT
The genomic region above belongs to Clostridium swellfunianum and contains:
- a CDS encoding RNA polymerase sigma factor, whose translation is MDIGLYAKKIFGFAVSKTNNIQDAEDLSQYILIALYNSSEKINKVDNIDAYVYKICLYSWSNFYRRQKKHWNNLNIDMLGEFSGINEIDEMIEENEKQRLILIMRKELAYMSKTYREVLIKFYFEGKLVKTISEELGLPQGTVKWYIYEAKRKLREEINMTGSMESYRPIKMLVGYCGSPGRNNEPNSYFKSLLYQNIAYTAYKEPLTIEEISRRLEVGCAFIEEAVENLEYSDLIKKIGNKYQTSFFVYEPKDNIPLRDLMIEKSGKIALTIYEIIYSILSKIKKIGFIGCEIDDDILMWTFYPFYIQRLLNTVEDYKKLIKASPPEHKDGGKYIANGSVEIGEDIRYKDSKYPEIYPRYECEGLKTRESDSNLHSYQIDSYFEGLKWREFNQSDLVKLWRTAEVVRNNVVPNEFEKIIIAEYVELGYLSVKDEKVAFNFPIMTKEEKETVDEIMDAEFERLNTKELLKGLADKCYKLWKGRTPATIPDNDIKYRAVNDVCNIIVGCMEYVERVGRLRTPREEEKGALTTFLWKE